Proteins found in one Neomonachus schauinslandi chromosome 1, ASM220157v2, whole genome shotgun sequence genomic segment:
- the MON1A gene encoding vacuolar fusion protein MON1 homolog A isoform X1, with amino-acid sequence MAADMQRKRSSECPDGTLAPSDGQSMERAESPTPGLAQGMEPGAGQEGAMFVHARSYEDLTESEDGAASGDSPKEGVGGPPPLPADMRQISQDFSELSTQLTGVARDLQEEMLPGSSEDWPESSGAVGRPATEPPREGTGEGDDEEAAEAWRLHQKHVFVLSEAGKPVYSRYGSEEALSSTMGVMVALVSFLEADKNAIRSIHADGYKVVFVRRSPLVLVAVARTRQSAQELAQELLYIYYQILSLLTGAQLSHIFQQKQNYDLRRLLSGSERITDNLLQLMARDPSFLMGAARCLPLAATVRDAVSASLQQARARSLVFSILLARNQLVALVRRKDQFLHPIDLHLLFNLISSSSSFREGEAWTPVCLPKFNAAGFFHAHISYLEPDTDLCLLLVSTDREDFFAVSDCRRRFQERLRKRGAHLALREALRTPYYSVAQVGIPDLRHFLYKSKSSGLFTSPEIEAPYTSEEEQERLLGLYQYLHSRAHNASRPLKTIYYTGPNENLLAWVTGAFELYMCYSPLGTKASAVSAIHKLMRWIRKEEDRLFILTPLTY; translated from the exons ATGGCTGCTGAcatgcagaggaagagaagcagcgAATGCCCTGATGGCACATTGGCTCCTTCTGATGGGCAGAGTATGGAGAGAGCTGAGAGCCCCACACCAGGACTGGCTCAGGGAATGGAGCCAG GTGCCGGGCAGGAGGGTGCCATGTTCGTCCATGCCCGTTCCTACGAGGACCTGACGGAATCGGAGGATGGGGCAGCTTCTGGGGACAGCCCTAAGGAGGGTGTCGGGGGTCCCCCACCACTGCCTGCAGACATGCGCCAGATCAGCCAGGACTTCAGTGAGCTGAGCACCCAGCTGACGGGTGTGGCCCGAGACCTGCAGGAGGAGATGCTGCCAGGAAGCTCTGAGGACTGGCCAGAGTCTTCAGGGGCAGTTGGGCGGCCAGCCACAGAACCCCCCAGGGAGGGCACAGGCGAGGGGGATGACGAGGAGGCTGCTGAGGCATGGCGACTGCACCAGAAGCACGTCTTTGTGCTGAGCGAGGCGGGGAAGCCTGTGTACTCCCGCTATGGGTCAGAGGAGGCGCTTTCCAGCACCATGGGTGTCATGGTGGCCCTGGTGTCCTTCCTGGAGGCAGACAAGAATGCCATTCGTTCTATCCATGCAG ATGGCTACAAGGTAGTATTCGTGCGCCGGAGCCCACTGGTGCTGGTGGCAGTGGCGCGCACGCGGCAGTCGGCGCAGGAACTGGCGCAGGAGCTGCTCTACATCTACTATCAGATCCTGAGCCTTCTCACGGGCGCGCAGCTGAGCCACATCTTCCAGCAGAAGCAGAACTACGACCTGCGGCGCCTGCTCTCGGGCTCGGAGCGCATCACCGACAACCTGCTGCAGCTCATGGCGCGAGACCCCAGCTTCCTCATGGGGGCGGCGCGCTGCCTGCCCCTGGCGGCGACGGTGCGCGACGCGGTGAGTGCCAGCCTGCAGCAGGCGCGTGCGCGCAGCCTCGTCTTCTCCATCCTGCTGGCGCGCAACCAGCTCGTGGCGCTAGTGCGCCGCAAGGACCAATTCCTGCACCCCATCGACCTGCACCTGCTCTTCAACCTCATCAGTTCCTCCTCGTCCTTCCGCGAGGGCGAGGCCTGGACGCCCGTGTGCCTGCCCAAATTTAATGCAGCCGGCTTCTTCCACGCACACATCTCTTACCTGGAGCCTGACACCgatctctgcctgctgctcgTCTCCACCGACCGCGAGGACTTCTTTGCAGTCTCTGACTGCCGCCGCCGCTTTCAGGAGCGCCTGCGGAAGCGCGGAGCCCACCTGGCGCTGCGGGAGGCCCTGCGCACGCCCTACTACAGTGTTGCTCAAGTGGGCATCCCGGACCTGCGCCACTTCCTCTATAAGTCAAAGAGCTCGGGACTCTTCACCAG cCCTGAGATTGAGGCCCCATACACCAGTGAAGAGGAGCAGGAGCGGCTGCTGGGCCTCTACCAGTACCTGCACAGCCGAGCCCACAATGCCTCCCGCCCACTCAAGACCATCTACTACACAGGCCCCAATGAGAACCTCCTGGCCTGG GTGACAGGTGCCTTTGAGCTCTACATGTGCTACAGCCCCCTGGGGACCAAGGCATCAGCCGTCAGTGCCATCCATAAGCTGATGCGCTGGATCCGCAAAGAAGAAGACCGCCTCTTCATCCTCACGCCCCTCACCTACTGA
- the MON1A gene encoding vacuolar fusion protein MON1 homolog A isoform X2 yields MAADMQRKRSSECPDGTLAPSDGQSMERAESPTPGLAQGMEPDGYKVVFVRRSPLVLVAVARTRQSAQELAQELLYIYYQILSLLTGAQLSHIFQQKQNYDLRRLLSGSERITDNLLQLMARDPSFLMGAARCLPLAATVRDAVSASLQQARARSLVFSILLARNQLVALVRRKDQFLHPIDLHLLFNLISSSSSFREGEAWTPVCLPKFNAAGFFHAHISYLEPDTDLCLLLVSTDREDFFAVSDCRRRFQERLRKRGAHLALREALRTPYYSVAQVGIPDLRHFLYKSKSSGLFTSPEIEAPYTSEEEQERLLGLYQYLHSRAHNASRPLKTIYYTGPNENLLAWVTGAFELYMCYSPLGTKASAVSAIHKLMRWIRKEEDRLFILTPLTY; encoded by the exons ATGGCTGCTGAcatgcagaggaagagaagcagcgAATGCCCTGATGGCACATTGGCTCCTTCTGATGGGCAGAGTATGGAGAGAGCTGAGAGCCCCACACCAGGACTGGCTCAGGGAATGGAGCCAG ATGGCTACAAGGTAGTATTCGTGCGCCGGAGCCCACTGGTGCTGGTGGCAGTGGCGCGCACGCGGCAGTCGGCGCAGGAACTGGCGCAGGAGCTGCTCTACATCTACTATCAGATCCTGAGCCTTCTCACGGGCGCGCAGCTGAGCCACATCTTCCAGCAGAAGCAGAACTACGACCTGCGGCGCCTGCTCTCGGGCTCGGAGCGCATCACCGACAACCTGCTGCAGCTCATGGCGCGAGACCCCAGCTTCCTCATGGGGGCGGCGCGCTGCCTGCCCCTGGCGGCGACGGTGCGCGACGCGGTGAGTGCCAGCCTGCAGCAGGCGCGTGCGCGCAGCCTCGTCTTCTCCATCCTGCTGGCGCGCAACCAGCTCGTGGCGCTAGTGCGCCGCAAGGACCAATTCCTGCACCCCATCGACCTGCACCTGCTCTTCAACCTCATCAGTTCCTCCTCGTCCTTCCGCGAGGGCGAGGCCTGGACGCCCGTGTGCCTGCCCAAATTTAATGCAGCCGGCTTCTTCCACGCACACATCTCTTACCTGGAGCCTGACACCgatctctgcctgctgctcgTCTCCACCGACCGCGAGGACTTCTTTGCAGTCTCTGACTGCCGCCGCCGCTTTCAGGAGCGCCTGCGGAAGCGCGGAGCCCACCTGGCGCTGCGGGAGGCCCTGCGCACGCCCTACTACAGTGTTGCTCAAGTGGGCATCCCGGACCTGCGCCACTTCCTCTATAAGTCAAAGAGCTCGGGACTCTTCACCAG cCCTGAGATTGAGGCCCCATACACCAGTGAAGAGGAGCAGGAGCGGCTGCTGGGCCTCTACCAGTACCTGCACAGCCGAGCCCACAATGCCTCCCGCCCACTCAAGACCATCTACTACACAGGCCCCAATGAGAACCTCCTGGCCTGG GTGACAGGTGCCTTTGAGCTCTACATGTGCTACAGCCCCCTGGGGACCAAGGCATCAGCCGTCAGTGCCATCCATAAGCTGATGCGCTGGATCCGCAAAGAAGAAGACCGCCTCTTCATCCTCACGCCCCTCACCTACTGA